The following is a genomic window from Bordetella petrii.
TGCGGTGGTATTCCTTGAACAGCGGGTGCGCGTCGGCGTTGATGGTCAGCATGGTGTAGCTGATCTGCCAGTTGCCGGCGGCATCCTTGTAGCGGTCCCACAGGCCGGCGATGCCCAGCGGCGCGCCGTCGGCCCGGGCGAAGCGCGTGGGCACGACCTTACCGGAGCGCCGGTCGGGCTCGTAGATCGCCTCGGCCGGCACGATGCAGTGCTGCCCGCGGCGCCAAGCGTTGCCGAACGTGAAGGACTTGGCGGCGGTTTCTGACCTGGCGTTGAACGTCGACAGTTTCTCAGCCCTGGCCAAGCCTTCTGGGCGCGTCATGCCCGAAATCAACCCCCAGCGCCCGATCTCCACCTCCCGCTCTGGGACGGCCTCATCCCCGGAATCCCATTCGGGCGGTCTTCTGACGAACTCCCCAAGGCGGCGCGGCCACATGTCCCAGTTTGGCGGCAGAGGAATGCCCCGGGTGCGGAAGTACTTCTCCAGCTGCTCGCGCTTTTTGATGCCTTGGTAGTGGCTGCACATGCCAATCATCCTGGCTAGGAACTTAATTATCGCCCTTCCGCTTACTTTCCCAAATTTTTTGCAGCCGATCGGATAGCGACTTCTCTACACGAACTTTATATTGCTGGCCAACGGATGTGCCAAAAACGAAGTTCAGTCTTTCGAAATTAGCGGAATTTTCGGTGCCAGTGAACTTCTCCACCATCGAAGCCCACTGTTCAAATGGATGGCACCACCGAGCCTCTGCCCCATCGTCAAGCACAACGGGCAGTGAGCTGGACAAACCATCGGCCTGATCGGTCATCTGGACGAAGTTCTTTTTACGTCGCCAACCGGTCACGTACTCCCATCCGATGAACGTGACCTTTGCAGGACGGCGCCCGGTGTTTATTACCTCGAGCATGAGCATTTCCTGATGCTGCCGTACGCCGGGCGTCACGATTATCCTGATCCCCGCACGTCCCTTCAGGTCTAGCCGGTCGGGACGCCTAGCGAGCCACAAAGAGGCTAACACTGCCGAAAAAGTAGCAAGCACCCCGAGACAATTGGCTACAGCGCTAACAATCTCCCATCCGTCTTTGTCGACTCCCAGAAATGTTGGCATTTTTGTACGCCCAGATTCGGAAAGAGTAAGAATACCCGTGCTTAGCGGACTCCGGGGAGGATTCTGATAGTGCGCATCGGCTAGGCGGCCAGAGAGATGGTGCCATCAGTCATGACGAAAACGAATGGCTTTATCAAGCCTGGGCCGCAGGGGCAGCAAGGTTCCGGTAGGTCGAATGGCAGATTTTCCCCACACCCGAGGCAAAAAAGAAAAGGCCCCCATCGCTGAGAGCCTTGTCTTTGCTGGAGGCGCAAGCCGGAATCGAACCGACGTACACGGATTTGCAATCCGCTGCATAACCACTCTGCCATTGCGCCAGGGGCGTGTTCTGCCAAGCCCGCCATTGTACAGGAATTGGAGCGCTCGTGTCTGGTGTCCGGGTTGCCAGTTTGAAGGTAGCCGCCAGCATTCCAGATGCGCTGAGTATGTTTGCGGCCCACCCGACTTCGGTTTGCCCAATAAAAAAAGCCCCAGTGCTGGAGCTTTTTTGCTGCCGGCAACTGGATGTCCGGTGCCTGCATGCTGAACCTGGAGCGGGAGACGAGTCATGCACTAGAGCGCTAAGTCTCTGTTTCCCAATCACTTTCTTCACTGTGGTAACCAGCGAAGACCTTAATTATAGCCTCATTCTGGCCCCTCGACAACAATCGCTGTCCAGTAATTTCCATCGAAGTCTATCGACCGCTTGTTTCCCCTATCGCAGCAGCCTCCGAAGCGGTCGGGCGGAACGAAGTCCTTGGCTCGCAAGCTAAGGCCATCTCGCGAGCGAGACGCATTGGCTATCAGATCACCGCCTGCTGGATGCGCCGGCTCAGAGCCTCGGCGCTCTCCTTACGCTCGCTGTAGCGATCCACGAGGTACGGCGCCGCATCGCGCGTGAGCAGCGTGAACTTCATCAATTCCTCCATCACGTCCACGATGCGGTCATAGTAGGCCGAAGGCATCATGGGCCCGGCTTTGTCGAACTCTTGCCAAGCCTTGGCGACAGAGGATTGGTTGGGGATGGTCAGCATGCGCATCCAGCGGCCCAGCACGCGCATCTGGTTCACGGCATTGAAGGACTGTGAGCCGCCCGAGACCTGCATCACCGCCAGCGTCTTGCCTTGGGTCGGGCGCACCGCGCCGACGGACAGCGGAATCCAGTCGATTTGGGTCTTCATCAGGCCAGTCATGGCGTGGCGCTCGGGCGAACTCCACACCATGCCCTCGGCCCACTGCGCCAGTTCATGCAATTCCTTGACCTTGGGATGGTCGGCGGGCGCGTCATCCACCAGTGGCAGGCCAGATGGGTTGAACATGCGCGTCTCGCCACCGAGCGCACGCAGAATACGCGCCGCTTCCTCCCGGCCAGGCGCCAGCGCAAGTAGGTGGCGAGGCCGGAGTCCCCGGGGTTCTTCCAGTAGGTGTGCCAATCCTTGCTGTGCGTCAGCGAGAGGCCGAGCCAGGCAGGCTTGCCGGGCGCGATGCCTTCGGGTGCGTAAGCCTGCAGTTCCGCGCGAACCTCTTTGGTCTGGACGGCGGCGCCTTCGGCCAT
Proteins encoded in this region:
- the arsH gene encoding arsenical resistance protein ArsH, with the translated sequence MARPLADAQQGLAHLLEEPRGLRPRHLLALAPGREEAARILRALGGETRMFNPSGLPLVDDAPADHPKVKELHELAQWAEGMVWSSPERHAMTGLMKTQIDWIPLSVGAVRPTQGKTLAVMQVSGGSQSFNAVNQMRVLGRWMRMLTIPNQSSVAKAWQEFDKAGPMMPSAYYDRIVDVMEELMKFTLLTRDAAPYLVDRYSERKESAEALSRRIQQAVI
- a CDS encoding SOS response-associated peptidase produces the protein MCSHYQGIKKREQLEKYFRTRGIPLPPNWDMWPRRLGEFVRRPPEWDSGDEAVPEREVEIGRWGLISGMTRPEGLARAEKLSTFNARSETAAKSFTFGNAWRRGQHCIVPAEAIYEPDRRSGKVVPTRFARADGAPLGIAGLWDRYKDAAGNWQISYTMLTINADAHPLFKEYHRTGEEKRMVVILPDGAYGDWLTAGPDESRDFLVPYPADALVATPEPK